One genomic window of Medicago truncatula cultivar Jemalong A17 chromosome 1, MtrunA17r5.0-ANR, whole genome shotgun sequence includes the following:
- the LOC25484613 gene encoding F-box protein PP2-B10, with protein MCGFFKGDSSEHQKRKRDKKKESCMLSARSLSIAWGDDKRYWNWINMPDSRFPEVAQLLKVWWLDISGTINTLSLSPNTQYAAYLVFKMIEAEGFQNCPIELSVGVEGGQSGTKIVCLDPNVEGGQHNRAVGLQRPSVRSDGWLEIEMGEFNSGLEDGDVLMNVKETNNWKSGLFVEGIEVRPK; from the exons ATGTGTGGATTTTTCAAAGGAGACAGTTCCGAGCATCAAAAG cgaaaaagagataaaaagaaaGAGTCTTGCATGCTTTCTGCTAGATCTCTCAGCATTGCTTGGGGTGATGATAAGCGCTATTGGAACTGGATTAATATGCCTGACTCCAG GTTCCCTGAAGTTGCTCAACTTCTTAAAGTGTGGTGGCTTGATATTAGTGGGACGATAAACACCCTTAGCTTGTCCCCAAATACCCAGTATGCGGCTTATCTTGTGTTCAAGATGATTGAAGCCGAAGGATTTCAGAACTGTCCTATAGAGTTATCAGTTGGTGTCGAAGGTGGCCAGAGTGGTACTAAAATTGTCTGTTTGGATCCAAATGTGGAAGGTGGGCAGCATAACAGAGCAGTAGGATTGCAACGTCCTAGTGTGAGAAGCGATGGGTGGTTGGAGATTGAGATGGGGGAGTTCAATTCAGGCCTAGAAGATGGAGACGTCCTGATGAATGTTAAGGAGACAAATAATTGGAAGAGTGGTCTCTTTGTTGAAGGAATAGAAGTTAGGCCTAAGTAA